The following is a genomic window from Dehalogenimonas sp. 4OHTPN.
CTCCTAATCTCCATTATCCTTGCTCTAAGTATTTTACCGGGGTGCGCAGAACCCGGCAGTGCAACAACACCTTCAACTACGCCTGCGACCCAAGAACCAGCAGTTACATACCCTCTGACCATAAAAGATGGAACTCGCGATTCAAAAGGAGTGACAGTCGGACGCGAGATGACTTTCACGAGCGCCCCGCAGCGCATCGTTTCACTAGCCCCTTCAAATACAGAGATTGTCTATGCGCTTGGACTCGGTGATAAACTAGTAGGTAACACCACATACTGCGATTATCCCGAAGCAGCTAAGAGTATCGCCAAAGTCGGCGGTTACTCTACTGTAGAAGTGGAGAAGATTGTTGCTCTAAAGCCTGACTTAATTCTGGCGGCTAATATTCATGCAGCCAAGGTTGTGCCACAGTTGATCAGCCTTAATCTTCCGGTTTTCGTTGTCGATCCCAGAAGTCTGCAGGACGTCCTCGATTCCATCACCCTTGTTGGCAGGGTAACGAATGTTCAGGCCAAAGCGGCTGATGTTGTTAAAACCATGAACGATAGGATAAACGCGGTCAAAGCTAAGACTGCAATCCTGCCAGATGCTCAAAGAGTGCGCACACTGATGCTGATTTGGCACGACCCGCCGATGACCGTTGGTCCAAACACCTTTATGTTTGAACTTATTCAACTGGCAGGGGGAACATCAGTCTCAAAAGGTATGGCAGATGGTTTTCCGACGATGGGGCTTGAATCGATTATCTCAGCCGATCCACAAGTGGTAATCACCACTGGTATGGGCGGAGCTGAGAACCTAACATTACAGTACATCAAGAATGAGCCAAGGCTAAAAGATATCCCGGCCCGCAAAGATGGCCGGGTTTATGAGGTTAACCAGGACTGGACGAACCGCATGGGACCGCGTGTCGTCGATGGCTTGGAAGCCATGGCGAAATTGATCCATCCAGAACTCTTCAAGTGAATCACATAGGTTGGATGGCCAGCTTCGAAGCTGGCTATCCAACCCCTCCGGGAGTATGATGGTTTCTAGCGAGGCGACCGGCATAAAAGAAAAGCATAATTCGCCAACATTAGCCGTGAAATGGCGCAGCCGCCTAATCAGTATGGGAATTTTGTTGAGCGGGTTATTACTACTCGCGGCGTTCGCCACTACTATCGGCAGCGTTAAAATACCGCTTGGTACTACATTCGGTATTCTTCTCGACAAACTACCGTTCATTAATATTGACCAGACCTGGTCCGATTCGACGGCGACCATCATCAGCCAGATCCGTTTACCAAGGGTAATACTCGCCGGGGTTGTCGGTATAGCTTTATCGGTAGCCGGAGCGACCTATCAAGGACTTTTCCGAAATCCCCTTGCCGACCCCTACCTGATTGGAGTAGCTCAAGGAGCAGCTCTTGGCGCCGCGGTGGGCTTTGTAATACCAACGGTTTTTCCAGGTCTAGAGTTCAGCATTGTTCCCATTTTTGCCGCTTTGGGCGCTTTGATAACGGTATTGATCGTCTATACCCTTGCTCGCGTCGGTGCAGCCATTCCCGTAACGACGTTAATTTTAGCCGGTGTCGCTGTCGGTTCGCTTCTAATGGCTTTGGTGTCATATGTCATCACTATCAGCGGCGATAAAATCCAGGGAATTGTCTTTTGGATGATGGGGAGTTTTTCGCTATCCCAATGGAGTGAAGTTCAAATAGCTTTGCCAGTAGTTATCGCCGGCAGCGCTTTTATCTTCCTGTTCGCACGCTCTTTAAACATAATCCAGCTTGGTGAAGACCAGGCAAAACAACTCGGGGTGGACGTCGAGAAGCTAAAGTTGCTCCTGCTAACCGCGGCGACTCTAATCACCGCCGCGGCGGTGTCTTTTGTCGGCATCATCGGCTTTGTCGGTATTATTATTCCTCATGCTGTACGTCTAATTTGGGGAGCCGATTACCGTTTTCTACTGCCTTTTTCGGCTCTTGTGGGGGCTATATTTCTAATCACTGCCGATATCATCTCCCGGACCATAGCGCCATCTGAAATACCAATAGGCATTATTACCGCATTATGCGGCGCCCCATTTTTCCTCTATCTATTACGAAAACGGACCCAGGTACTTTTTTAAGATGAAAACTCTTGAAGCCCATAACCTGACTTTAGCTTATGGAACTAAAGAAGTAGTCCATAACATGAGCTTCCAGGCAGTTCCCGGCGAAATGGTCGGCCTTGTTGGACCGAATGGATCCGGCAAATCCACCATAATCAAAGCATTGTGCCGTGTTCTTAACCCCAGAGAAGGATGGGTCAAAGCGAATGGGCACGATATCGCTAAAATGCACCGGCGAGAAATGGCTAAACTAATCAGCGTTGTGCCGCAGACACCAGTACTTCCCAGCGCCTTCACCGCATTTGAAATCGTACTTATGGGCCGCAATCCTCACCTGGGGACGTTCCAATATGAAAGTAGCCGCGACCTATCCATTGCGTGGCAGGCAATGGAACGTTGCGGTGTACAGCAGTTTGCCGACCGCCGTATTTCTGAACTCTCCGGCGGAGAAATCCAGTCTGTAGTCATCGCACGAGCGCTAGCCCAGGAAACTGAATGTATTCTCCTTGACGAGCCTACAGCTAATTTGGATATCGGGCGTCAGATTGAAGTGCTCGATCTGCTGAAAGAAGAATGTCATCGAAGGAATCTTACCGTCATCGCCGCAATCCATGATCTGAATTTAGCAGCCCATTATTGCGAAAAACTGGTACTTATCAAAAAAGGAACTCTCTTCGCTTTCGGCAACCCCCGAGAGGTAATTACCACGGATAATATTTGTCAGGTCTACGGTCAGGGCAGCTACGTTCATACTCATCCATTGTCCGGCCTGCCGGCAGTCTTGCCCAAGGTCAGTAATCTCAAGGACAACAATAAATGCGCGATTTAGAGAGTACATAAATGACATCTGAACACCGGAACGAAATCATAGGCTGCCTCCACGGCATCTCTGCCGAGATAATTCATCACCATGCCTGGGGAGTGTCATCCAACGCTTTACTTCTTCACCTCCCCGAACCCGCGAGAACGCTTTCCGGGCTCCAGGGCTACCGTAAAGTATCCGTGGTAGCTAACTATCATATACCACAACCGCTCTGGACAAAGCTGCATGATCCATCAATTGATTGGAGGGGTTATTTCCGCCAAGTCTTGAAAGCCAACTCCTGCGGCAAAAATTTGTCATTGGACAACGCCACAATTTTATCCACAGGCGTCACCATGGAGCATTTGACCTGGAGCGAAGCTACAGATGGCGATCTCTGGGCTTTGGCATTTGTTACTGCTGGAGTTGAAGGAAATGCCCTAAGAGTTGGCGTTGACAGCGGCCGTCACCATAACCCGGTGGGTACTATAAACACTATCGTTTTCTGCAGTACCGAACTGACTCAGGCGGCAATGGCCGCGTCTTTCATCACGATCACAGAAGCTAAAGTGGTTGCTTTAGAAGACCTGGGAATACGCAGCAGTTATACCCCAGCCCTTCAAGCCACCGGCACCGGCACCGACCAAATTGTTACGGTTTCAGGCAAGACGGTAAAGTGTACATATGTCAGCGGACATACTAAAATAGGCGCGCTGATAGCCCGGGCGGTGACCGCCGCCACTAAAGAAGCCATCGTCAAGCGCCGCAAGGCCCTGTACAGCTAGGAGTCCGCTTTGGACATTGTACTCATTTTGCTGGTGGCCCTCCTCATCGAGTTCGCCATCGGTGACCCGCCAAATGCTGTCCACCCAACGGCATGGTTCGGCAAGG
Proteins encoded in this region:
- a CDS encoding ABC transporter ATP-binding protein: MKTLEAHNLTLAYGTKEVVHNMSFQAVPGEMVGLVGPNGSGKSTIIKALCRVLNPREGWVKANGHDIAKMHRREMAKLISVVPQTPVLPSAFTAFEIVLMGRNPHLGTFQYESSRDLSIAWQAMERCGVQQFADRRISELSGGEIQSVVIARALAQETECILLDEPTANLDIGRQIEVLDLLKEECHRRNLTVIAAIHDLNLAAHYCEKLVLIKKGTLFAFGNPREVITTDNICQVYGQGSYVHTHPLSGLPAVLPKVSNLKDNNKCAI
- a CDS encoding cobalamin-binding protein; translated protein: MFMGKIFSKRLNEIRISTGFLLISIILALSILPGCAEPGSATTPSTTPATQEPAVTYPLTIKDGTRDSKGVTVGREMTFTSAPQRIVSLAPSNTEIVYALGLGDKLVGNTTYCDYPEAAKSIAKVGGYSTVEVEKIVALKPDLILAANIHAAKVVPQLISLNLPVFVVDPRSLQDVLDSITLVGRVTNVQAKAADVVKTMNDRINAVKAKTAILPDAQRVRTLMLIWHDPPMTVGPNTFMFELIQLAGGTSVSKGMADGFPTMGLESIISADPQVVITTGMGGAENLTLQYIKNEPRLKDIPARKDGRVYEVNQDWTNRMGPRVVDGLEAMAKLIHPELFK
- a CDS encoding adenosylcobinamide amidohydrolase, whose product is MTSEHRNEIIGCLHGISAEIIHHHAWGVSSNALLLHLPEPARTLSGLQGYRKVSVVANYHIPQPLWTKLHDPSIDWRGYFRQVLKANSCGKNLSLDNATILSTGVTMEHLTWSEATDGDLWALAFVTAGVEGNALRVGVDSGRHHNPVGTINTIVFCSTELTQAAMAASFITITEAKVVALEDLGIRSSYTPALQATGTGTDQIVTVSGKTVKCTYVSGHTKIGALIARAVTAATKEAIVKRRKALYS
- a CDS encoding iron chelate uptake ABC transporter family permease subunit, with the protein product MDGQLRSWLSNPSGSMMVSSEATGIKEKHNSPTLAVKWRSRLISMGILLSGLLLLAAFATTIGSVKIPLGTTFGILLDKLPFINIDQTWSDSTATIISQIRLPRVILAGVVGIALSVAGATYQGLFRNPLADPYLIGVAQGAALGAAVGFVIPTVFPGLEFSIVPIFAALGALITVLIVYTLARVGAAIPVTTLILAGVAVGSLLMALVSYVITISGDKIQGIVFWMMGSFSLSQWSEVQIALPVVIAGSAFIFLFARSLNIIQLGEDQAKQLGVDVEKLKLLLLTAATLITAAAVSFVGIIGFVGIIIPHAVRLIWGADYRFLLPFSALVGAIFLITADIISRTIAPSEIPIGIITALCGAPFFLYLLRKRTQVLF